ACTCTCTTGCAGAAGCAAGAGATAAAAATGTTCTTCTTTTTTTCTACCCTCTTGACTTCACTTTTGTTTGTCCAACAGAGCTACATGCGTTCCAAGAGCGTTTAGAAGAGTTTGAGGCGCGTAACACACAGGTTATTGGCTGCTCTGTAGATAGCGTCTATTCTCACCTCGCATGGCTTGGTACTCCAAAGAATAAAGGTGGTATTGCGGGCATTGAGTACCCTTTACTCTCCGATTTGAATAAATCAGTTGCGCGCTCTTATGATGTGCTTTCAGAAGATGCAGGCGTTGCTTATCGCGGTTTATTCTTAATCGATCAAAAAGGTTTTGTAAAACACCAAATCGTCAATGATTTGTCTCTTGGTAGGTCTGTTGATGAGGCTCTTCGTGTAATTGATGCACTTACTTTTGTTGAAAAACATGGAGAAGTGTGCCCTGCTAATTGGAAGAGTGGCTCAAAAGGTATGAAGCCAAGTGCTGAGGGTCTTCACGCTTATTTAAATTAGCCCATTTTTCTGATTTGAATAAATCTACAGTAAAAACATATAGTTTCCTTATTAGAGGAGATTTTGGGTAAGTTTTCAATTATTTTTGCGAAGTTCATATTTAAAAACTATAAACGAGTAAAAAAGATTGAAAAGTTGCCAGAAGATCCCTAAGATTGGGCAATTTAAACTCAAAACTTAGGTTAGGAGATTCTTTTGTCTTATATTCGCAGTGTTAAAGCTTTAGAAATTTTGGATTCAAGAGGCAATCCCACTCTTGAAGTAACTGTTACAACGGATTTGGGAGTAGTTGCAAAAGCAGCAGTTCCATCGGGCGCCTCTACAGGTGAGCATGAAGCCGTAGAGCTTCGTGATAAAGATCCTAAAAGGTATTTTGGAAAGGGTGTTCAGAATGCGGTAGCTCATGTAAATGGACCTATTGCAGAGCAGCTTTTGGGCATGCATGTTTTTGATCAAAGAGAAATAGACGCTCTTCTAATTAAGAAAGATGGTACAAAAAATAAATCTCATTTGGGGGCCAATGCAATTCTTGGCGCCTCTTTGGCTGTTGCAAGAGCTGGTGCTCTAACTGCAAAATTGCCTCTTTATCGCTATCTTGGTGGTGTGAATGCACATCTTTTACCATGTCCTATGATGAATATTGTAAATGGCGGAGCTCATGCTGATAACTCTTTGGATTTTCAAGAATTTATGATCAGGCCTGTTAAAGCGCCTTCTTTTAGAGAGGCCCTTCGTACGGGAGCTGAAATTTTTCATATACTAAAAGCAATCTTAAAAAAAGAGGGCTACAGCACATCTGTGGGTGATGAGGGGGGCTTTGCACCCAACATTCATACGCATGAAGAAGCTCTTGATCTTATTGTAAGAGCTATTGAAGAAGCAGGTCATACGCCGGGTAAGGATGTTACAATTGCCTTAGACTGCGCAGCTTCTGAACTTTTTGATAGGGCATGTCAAAAGTATGTTGAAAAGAAGCAAAGGATAGCAAAGAGACTCTTTAAAGAGAGAAGCTCTGATGAACAGGTAAGTTATTTAGCATCCCTTGTGGGCAAATATCCCATTGATTCTATAGAAGATGGTCTCGATGAAAATGATTGGCAAGGCTGGAAAACGCTTTCTTCTGAACTTAGAAATAAAATTCAGCTTGTTGGAGATGATATTTTTGTTACTAATCCACATTTTTTGCAAAAAGGAATTAGTCAGGGGATTGCAAATTCCATTTTAATTAAAGTAAATCAAATAGGCACGCTCACAGAGACACTAGACACAATTCATTTGGCTCAAAGCCACGGATACACAACAGTTATTTCTCATAGGTCTGGAGAAACGGAAGATGCGTTTATTGCAGATCTTGCTGTGGCAACCTCTTCTGGGCAAATTAAGACAGGATCTCTTTCCAGATCTGATCGTGTTGCTAAATACAACCGCTTGTTGGAAATTGAAGCAGAGCTTGGTATTACAGCTCGTTATCAAGATAGTAATCGTTATTAGGCTTCTTGCGTAATTACATTTACTCAAAAAATTTCAATTAAAAGAAGAGGCAGTCTATCGACCGCCTCTAGGCTTTAAGAGCATTTTAGAAGGAGACCCGAAGGCTTCCTTCGATGAGAAGAATTTCACTATCTCCTCTTGCCTCATTGAGAGACGCTCCTAGCGAAAAACCTGATTTAACAAGAAGCTCAAAAGGTAGATAGCCAAAGGCCTTCTTTTCTTTTGTAACTTCTGTATCAAGTGCGAGTATGTTTGTCTCATTACTCACAGTTACTCTCCAATGTACTGAGGACACTACATAAAGTTGGTATAATAACTACTCATTACAAAGCATTTCCTTAACTCCTCCATGTTATCAAAGAATGCATTAACAAGTTTTTTATATTACCTCCTTCAAGGTGGGTTCTCATTATTTTTTCTAATCTTGCATACGGCTACTGTTTTAAG
Above is a genomic segment from Chlamydiales bacterium containing:
- the eno gene encoding phosphopyruvate hydratase; its protein translation is MSYIRSVKALEILDSRGNPTLEVTVTTDLGVVAKAAVPSGASTGEHEAVELRDKDPKRYFGKGVQNAVAHVNGPIAEQLLGMHVFDQREIDALLIKKDGTKNKSHLGANAILGASLAVARAGALTAKLPLYRYLGGVNAHLLPCPMMNIVNGGAHADNSLDFQEFMIRPVKAPSFREALRTGAEIFHILKAILKKEGYSTSVGDEGGFAPNIHTHEEALDLIVRAIEEAGHTPGKDVTIALDCAASELFDRACQKYVEKKQRIAKRLFKERSSDEQVSYLASLVGKYPIDSIEDGLDENDWQGWKTLSSELRNKIQLVGDDIFVTNPHFLQKGISQGIANSILIKVNQIGTLTETLDTIHLAQSHGYTTVISHRSGETEDAFIADLAVATSSGQIKTGSLSRSDRVAKYNRLLEIEAELGITARYQDSNRY
- a CDS encoding peroxiredoxin, yielding MSVLVGKKAPEFSVSAVVNGVIVDRYSLAEARDKNVLLFFYPLDFTFVCPTELHAFQERLEEFEARNTQVIGCSVDSVYSHLAWLGTPKNKGGIAGIEYPLLSDLNKSVARSYDVLSEDAGVAYRGLFLIDQKGFVKHQIVNDLSLGRSVDEALRVIDALTFVEKHGEVCPANWKSGSKGMKPSAEGLHAYLN